The Amycolatopsis solani genome segment AGATCTGTTCCTTGCTCTGCTCCTGCGTGATCTTCGTGGCCAGCACGAGCTCGGCGAACTTGCGGCCGATCGTGGCGTCGTCGTCACCGGTGGACTTCTTGATGTACTGCTGGGTGATCCCGGACCCGCCGCCGACGCCGGTGAGGAACGCGCGGCCGATGCCGGTCGGGTCGAAACCCTGGTTGTCCCAGAAGGTCGGGTCTTCGGTGGCGATGATGGCGTCCCGCAGTTTCGCCGGAACCTGCGCGTAGGGCACGAACATCCGGTCGCCGTCGGCCGGGATCACCTTCAGCAGCTCGGAACCGTCGGCGTACTGCAGCACGACGGTCTTGTCCAGCTCCGCCAGGACCTCTTGCGGGCTGCGGACGTCGAGCACGAGGTAGGCGACCCAGAACGCGATCAGCGGGACGCCGACGAGCGTGCCGAAGGTCCAGTAAGCGATCCGCCGGGCGCGCCGCCACCGCCGCTGCCGCGGGGTCTTCGGTTCCTCGGTCGGTTCCTCGGTCGGCAAGGTCACGAATGGATGACGGCCGACCGGGTGAGAAGGTTCTGTGGAGGTTGTTCGAATCCTGTCAGGAAGCGGTCAGGACTTGCCCTTGGCCCGGGCCGCCGCCGAGCGGGGTGGCGTCGAGCGCATGTGGTCCCGCACCGGCGCCAGCAGGCCGGCGAGGGTCGCGACGTCGTCGCGGGACAGCGGCTCGAAGAGCAGGCCGGCGACCACCTCGACGTGCCCGGGCAGCACGCGGGCGAGCCGCTCGCGCCCGGCGTCGGTGATGGTGACCGTGGTGCTCCGCTCGTCGTCCGGGGACGGGGCGCGGGTGACCAGGCCCGCCTTCTCGAGCAGGCTCGCCTGGTAGGTCAGGCCGCTGCGGCTGTAGACGACGCCGTCGGCCAGGTCGGTCATGCGGTGGCTGCCCGTCGGCGAGTCCCCGAGCCGGGCCAGCAGCTGGAACTGCACGTAGCTGAGCTCGCCGGCCTCCTTCAGCTGCTGCTCGACCGCGTGCCGCAGCAGGCTGGTCACCTCGATGAGGTCGAAGTAGGCGCCGAGCTGCACGGGGTCGAGTGACGGTGGGGCCATGACCGCAGTGTACTGCTTCGAATTCGAAGAAGTCCGGTGGTGCAGACTGGCGCCATGTCGCTGACCGACCTCGGCGCCGCGGTCCGCCGGCTGCGCGAGCGCACCGAGCCGGCCGGCGGACCGCGGCCCGGGCGGCGGGTCCGCGGCCTCCGCCGGGAAGAGCTCGCCGAGCTGGCCGGGGTGTCCGCGGACTACGTGCGACGGCTGGAGCAGGGGCGCCGTCACCCGTCGGCCGGCGTGGTGACCGCCATCGCCCGCGCGCTGCGGGTCAGCCGGGCGGACTACGAGCGGCTCTGCGCCCTCGCCGGGTACGCGCCGACGGACGGCCAGGTGCCGCGCGAAGCCGGCGTGGCGGCGATGCGGCTGCTCGAACGGTTCGACGGCACTCCCGCGTTCCTGACCGACACCGCGTGGAACGTCGTCGCCGTCAACGGCGCGTGGCTCGCGCTCGGCGGCGCAGCGGCGACCGGGCGCGCGTGGGAGTGGAACGTCGCGTGGCGCACGTTCTGCGACGCACGCGGGGAAATCGCGCGGACCGACGAGCACCAGGCGGGGTTCCGGGCCGCGCTCGCGGCCCGGCTGCGCGACACGCACCTGCGCCACCCGGCCGACCCCGCACTCGGCGAGCTCGTCGACGAGCTGCGGAGCAGCAGCCGCGCGTTCGACACCTTGTGGCGCAACCCGGAAACGGTGTCCGCCTTCGAGAACCGGGCGGTGTTCCGCACACCGGACGGCGAGGGCATCGCGCTCGACGGCAGCCTGCTCGGCGTGCCGGGGGACGACCTGATGGCGGTGGTCCTCACCGCGGCCCCGGGCTCGGCCGACGCGGCCCGCCTCGGCGAGGTCGTGCGCGCCTCCGACGGGCCGTCCGTGCTCAGGGTGGGCCAAACCGGCCCAGGCTGAGCGGGGCCGCGGCCACGATCCTGAGCCGCGTGGATCAAGGTGACGGACACCACTTGCTTCGAATTCGAAGCAGCTGTAGCGTGGTCCACAGTTGCTTCGAATTCGAAGCACATGGCTCTCTCCGAAAGCGAGAACTCCGATGAAGGCAGTGCGTTTCCACGACTACGGCGCCCCCGAAGTCCTGCGCTACGAGGACGTGACCCTGCCGGTGCCCGCCGCCGGGCAGGTCCGCGTCCGGGTCGCCGCGACGTCGTTCAACCCGGTCGACGGCAACATCCGCGGCGGCTTCATGCGCGGCCCCATCCCGGTCGAGCTGCCCCACACGCCCGGCATCGACGTCGCCGGCACGGTCGACGCGCTGGGCGACGGCGTCGACGGCCTCGAGCTCGGCGACCGGGTCGTCGGCTTCCTGCCGATGGACGGCGACGGCGCGGCCGCGGAGTACGTCCTCGCGCCGGCCGACGTCCTGACGGCGGCTCCCCAGGACGTCCCGCTGGCCGACGCCGCGGCGCTGCCGCTGGTCGGGCTGACCGCGTACCAGGCACTGTTCGACCACGCCGGGCTGACGGCCGGGCAGCGAGTGCTGGTCAACGGCGCCGGCGGCGCGGTCGGCGGCTACGCCGTGCAGCTGGCCAAGGGAGCCGGCGCCCACGTCATCGCCATCGCCGGACCCCGCAGCGCCGAAGCGGTCAAAGCGGCGGGTGCGGACGAGGTGGTGGACCACACCACCACGAGCGTGCCGTCGGCGGTGACCGAGCCGGTGGACGTCGCGCTCAACCTGGCCCCGGTCGACCCGGCTGCGCTGGCGGCGTTGGTGACGCTGGTGCGGCCGGGCGGGGTCTTGGTCAACACGACGGTGTGGATGCCCGCGCCGTCCGACGAAGAGCGCGGGGTACGCGGGATCGACCTGTTCGTCCGCAGCGACGCGGGGCAGCTGGCGAAGCTGGTGGCGTTGGTCGACCGGGGCGAACTGCGCGTCGAGGTGGCCGAGCGGGTGTCGTTGCCCGAGCTGCCGGCGCTGCACGCGCGCGCGGCGGAAGGCGCGGTGCACGGCAAAGTGGTCGTTGTCCCGGCCTGACGCCTGAGTGAGCCGGGCCGGTGCCGCGCCCTGGCGCCGAGGGTGCGGTGCGCGGCAAAGCGGGGCGGTGCGCTGCGGGGCAATGTCACCGAGCTGGCGACCCTACGCGGCCGAAGGCGCAGTGGCCCGCCAGGTCGTCCCGGCGAGGGTGGGGTGCGCGGCCCTGAGCGTCAGGACAGGAAGGCGCGCAAGAGGGACGCCGTGCCCTCGATGTGCTCGGCCATCGCCTGGCGGGCGGCGGGAGCGTCGCCCGCGAGGATCGCGTCGACGATGGCCTCGTGCTGGGCGTTGGAGTGCTCGAGGTTGGGCGGGAGCAGCGGGATGCGGTCGAGCAGCTGGTTGACGCGGGTGCGGGCGTCGGCCATCGCCGTGGTCAGGGAGCCGGACGCGGTGACCTCGGCGATCGCCAGGTGCAGCCGGGAATCCTTGCGCCGGTAGTCCTCGAGGGCGGCGCCCGCGGCCTCGGCGAGCGTTCCGGTGAGGTGCTGGCGGTCGGCGGGACTCAGCGAGCGCGCGGCGGCCATCTCGGCGACCCCGGTCTCGAGGACGTAGCGGAGGCTCAGCGCGTCCTCCAGCGCGACGGCGTCGACCCTTCCGCTGGGTGACTTCTCGGAGGGTGCGGGAAGGCTCTCGTTCACGAACGTGCCGCCGTACCGCCCCCGCCGTGACTCCACGTAACCAGCGTCGGAGAGGGCGCGGATGGCTTCCCGCAGCGTCACGCGGCTGACGCCGAGCCGCTCGGCCAGCTCCCGTTCCGACGGCAGCCGCTCCCCCGCGCCGACCACGCCGAGCCGGATGGCCTGCAGCAGCCGCTCGACGGTCTCCTCGAAGGCGTTGCCCGCGCGAACCGGCCGGAACAGCGCTTCACCGGCGTTCGCCACCGAGGTCGACTCCATCCCGCGAGTCTAGGCGCCGCACCCGGCCGGCGGTCACACTGCGTGGGACCCCCGGCCCCCGGCTGTTCGCGGCGCGGAAAACCGGTGGATCCGGACGGCCACGGTGAGCGACGATGGAGCGACCGACACCGAACATCGACGCAGGGGGCGATCCGGTGCACTTCTTGATGGCCGAGGACCTGGTCCACGAGCGGGAGAACGAGATGCGCCACGGCGTGCGCAACCGCCCTCCCGGCCGTGCGACGCCCCGACGCCGCACGGGCACGAGACGCCAGCAGCTCGGCTGGACCCTGGTCGAAGTAGGCCTGCGGCTGGCGTCCGAACCGGAAGACGAACCGCGCTGAGCCGAAGCGGCACTTTCCCGGGAACTGTCGCCGCGCGTGTCTGGTGATCACCCTCAGCGATCGAGCAGTATGGTCTTTTCCGAGAGGAGGACGCGTGGAAAACGACGTGAGGTTCGCCCGGCCGCTGATGAGCATGACCGACGCTGCTCGGCACCTGGGGATCCCGCAGCAGACGTTCCACCGCTGGGCCCGTGGCTATCCGCACGGCGGCCCGCTCCTCCACGTCTCCGAGCCGGAGAGCATCCGGCAGGCCAGCGTCCCGTTCATCGCCCTCGCCGAGGCCTGGGTTCTCGAGGGGCTCCGCCAAGCCGGCGTCCGTCCGCAGAAAATCCGGCCCGCTCTCAAGAAACTGCAGAACGAGTTCGGACGCGAATACGTCCTCGTGTCCCCCGCACTCGTGACCGATGGGATCTCGGTGCTGTGGGACTTCTCCAAGACCGAGGCCGGAGCCGGGTTGATCGAAGGGCGTTCCGGCCAGACGGTGATTCGCGAAATCGTCCAGGACTACCTGACCTACGTGGGCTTCGGCACCGACGACTACCCGAACCACCTCAAGCTCAGGACGTTCGAACCCTCGAAGGTCGCCATCGACCCCTATCGATCTTCGGGCCAGCCGGTCTTCGTCGGCTCCGGTGCACGTGTCTCCAACGTCGCGGCCATGCTGAAAGCAGGTGAAGAACCTGCCGTCGTCGCCGAAGAACACGGAATCGGCATCGAAGCCGTCCGAGCCGCCGCACGCGTGCTCCTGGGCCGCGCCGCCTGAGTTCTACCTCGACGAGAACGCCGTCACCCGTAGTGTGCGACGTTTTCTGACCACGCTCGGCTACACCTGCCACACACCGCCGGAGGTGTTCGGCACCCGCGCGGAATCACTCGGCGCCGCGGACACCGAGTGGTTGGGGCGGATCGCCGGAACCGGTTGGGTTGTCTTGAACCGGGACGCCAAGATCATGGAACGCCCGGACGAGCTGGCCGCGTACCGCTCCGCGAAGGTGCACATGTTCTACCTCCCCGGCGAAGCGACCCGCGACCTCCTGCTGCACCTCGTCGAAACGAACCTCACGGACATCGTCACGCTGTCGGCTGATCGAACCCCGGACGTCTGGAAGATCACCCGGCACGGAGTCGAGCGGTTCGTGCTGCGCAAACGAAGACGCTGATCAGCACTCGATGACGTTCACCGCCAAGCCGCCGCGGGCGGTTTCCTTGTACTTCACGCTCATGTCCGCGCCGGTCTCGCGCATCGTCTTGATCGCCTTGTCCAGGGTCACCACGTGGCTGCCGTCGCCGCGCATGGCCATGCGGGCCGCGTGGATCGCCTTGGACGCGCCGACCGCGTTGCGCTCGATGCACGGGATCTGGACCAGGCCGCCGACCGGGTCGCAGGTGAGGCCGAGGTGGTGCTCCACCCCGATCTCCGCCGCGTTCTCCACCTGGGCCGGCGAGCCGCCGAGGACCTCCGTCAGGCCCGCCGCCGCCATCGCCGACGCCGAGCCGACTTCGCCCTGGCAGCCGACCTCGGCGCCCGAGATCGAGCCCGTCTGCTTGAGGATCGAGCCGATCGCGCCCGCCGTCAGCATGAACTTCACGATGCCGTCGTCGTTCGAGTGCCGGATGAAGCGCTGGTAGTAGTGCAGCACCGCCGGGATGATGCCGGCCGCGCCGTTGGTCGGGGCCGTGACCACGCGGCCGCCCGCCGCGTTCTCCTCGTTGACCGCCAGCGCGTACAGGCTCACCCAGTCCATCGCGTACAACGGGTCGTCCACGCCGTCTTCGGCCAACAGCTTCTCGTGCAACGACTTAGCGCGCCGCGGCACCTTCAGGCCGCCCGGCAGGACGCCTTCGTGCGTGCAGCCGTTGCGGACGCATTCCGCCATGACCGCCCAGATGTCCAGCAGCCCCGAACGCACTTCCGAAGCAGAACGCCAGGCCAGCTCGTTCGCCAGCATGATCTCGCTGATCGGCAGGCCCGTCTCGGCGCAGTGCCCGAGCAGGTCCGCCCCGGTGCGGAACGGGTACGGCACCGGCGTCGCGTCCTCGACGAACACCGTGTCCGTCTCGTACGACTCGTCGCGGACGAAACCGCCGCCGACCGAGTAGTACGTCCGTTCGCGCAGCAACGAGCCCGACGCGTCGAACGCGCGGAACACCATGCCGTTCGGGTGCGCGGGCAACGACTTGCGGCGGTGCATGGTGAGGTCGTTGTCCTCGTCGAACGCGATTTCGTGCGTGCCGCCCAAAAGCAGCCGCCCGGACTCGCGGATTTCCGCGACGCGCACCGGCACGGTGTCGGTGTCGATCTCTTCGGGACGTTCACCGGAAAGCCCGAGCAGGACGGCTTTGTCGCTGCCGTGGCCGAACCCGGTCGCGCCGAGCGAGCCGAACAGCTCGGCCTGCACGCGCGACGTCTTCGGGAGGTCGTCGCCGAGACCGTCCACAAAGGTCAGTGCCGCCCGCATCGGCCCGACGGTGTGCGAGCTCGACGGGCCGATGCCGATGGAAAACAGGTCGAAGACGCTGATCGCCATTGATCCGCCCCTTCCTATCGCGCCAGCAGTGAGCTGGCTTCTTGCGCGGCCGGGCCCTGGTCGGCGAGGTGCCGCAGGTTTTCCGGCAGCTCCTCTCCACGGTAGCCCTTGGTCTGCGCGTACAGCCGTCCCGCGCGGTACGACGACCGCACCAGCGGCCCCGCCATCACGCCCGCGAAACCCATCGCCTCCGCCGCCTGCGAATGCTCGACGAACTCCTCCGGCTTCACCCAGCGGTCCACCGGGTGGTGCCGCGGGGAGGGACGCAGGTACTGCGTGATCGTCAGGATTTCGCAGCCCGCGTCGACCAGGTCCTGCATCGCGGGGGCGACCTCTTCAGGAGTTTCGCCCATGCCCAGGATCAGGTTCGACTTCGTCACGAGCCCGAACTCACGTGCCTTGGTGATGACCTCCAGCGAACGCGCGTACCGGAAACCCGGACGGATGCGCTTGAAGATCCGCGGCACCGTCTCCACGTTGTGCGCCAGCACCTCCGGCCGCGACCCGAACACCTCGGCCAGCTGGTCGGGGTCCGCGTTGAAGTCCGGGATCAGCAGCTCGACACCGGTACCCGGGTTCAGCTCGTGGATCTGCCGCACGGTCTCGGCGTACAACCACGCGCCACCATCGGGAAGGTCATCGCGAGCCACACCGGTGACCGTCGAGTACCGCAAACCCATGGCCTGAACGGACTCCGCGACCTTCCGCGGCTCGGTCCGGTCCAGCTCAGCGGGCTTACCCGTGTCGATCTGGCAGAAGTCACAACGCCGCGTGCACTGGTCCCCACCGATCAGGAAGGTGGCCTCACGGTCTTCCCAGCACTCGTAGATGTTGGGACAACCGGCCTCTTCACAGACGGTGTGCAAGCCTTCGCGGCGCACGAGACCCTTGAGCTCGGTGAACTCCGGCCCCATCCGCACCCGCGTCTTGATCCACGGCGGCTTCTTCTCGATCGGCGTCTCACTGTTGCGGACTTCCAGCCGCAGCAGCTTCCGGCCCTCGGGCAGCGCGCTCATCGCGAAAGGTCCGCGTACAACGGGTGCTTCGCGGCCAGCGCCTCGACGCGGTCGCGCAGCTTCGAGCGCAGGGCGTCGTCGAAGTCCGGCTTCAGTGCTTCCGCGATGACGTCGGCGACCTCGGCGAAGTCCTCGGCCTGGAACCCGCGGGTGGCCAGCGCCGGCGTGCCGATGCGCAGGCCGGACGTGATCATCGGCGGGCGCGGGTCGAACGGGACGGCGTTGCGGTTGACCGTGATGCCGACCTCGTGCAGCCGGTCCTCGGCCTGCTGACCATCCAGAGTGGACTGGACCAGGTCGACCAGCACCAGGTGGACGTCGGTGCCGCCGGTCAGCACGCGGACCCCCACCGAAGAGCAGTCGTCCTGCGACAGCCGCGACGCCAGGATCCGCGAACCCTCCAGGGTCCGCTCCTGACGCTCGCGGAACTCGTCGCTCGCGGCGATCTTCAGCGCGACGGCCTTGGCCGCGATGACGTGTTCCAGCGGCCCGCCCTGCTGGCCGGGGAACACCGCCGAGTTGATCTTCTTCGCCAGCTCCGCGCGCGACAGGATCAGGCCGCCGCGCGGGCCGCCGAGGGTCTTGTGCGTGGTCGTGGTGACGATGTCGGCGTGCGGCACCGGCGACGGGTGCAGCCCGGCCGCGACCAGCCCGGCGAAGTGCGCCATGTCCACCATCAGGCGGGCGTCGACGAGGTCGGCGATGCGGCGGAACTCGGCGAAGTCCAGCTGACGCGGGTAGGCGGACCAGCCGGCGATGATCAGCTTCGGCTGGTGCTCGACGGCCAGGCGCTCGATCTCGGCGAGGTCGACGATGCCGGTCTCTTTGTCGACGTGGTAGGCGACGACGTTGTAGAGCTTGCCCGAGAAGTTGATCTTCATCCCGTGCGTCAGGTGGCCGCCGTGCGCCAGGTCGAGGCCGAGGATCGTGTCGCCCGGCTTGAGCACGGCGAACATCGCGGCCGCGTTGGCCTGCGCGCCCGAGTGCGGCTGGACGTTGGCGTGCTCGGCGCCGAACAGCGCCTTCGCGCGGTCGATGGCGAGCTGCTCGACGACGTCGACGTGCTCGCAGCCGCCGTAGTACCGGCGGCCGGGGTAGCCCTCGGCGTACTTGTTGGTCAGCACCGAGCCCTGCGCCTCGAGCACGCCCACCGGGGCGAAGTTCTCCGACGCGATCATTTCCAGGGTGGACTGCTGACGGGTCAGTTCGTCGGCGACGGCCGCGGCGACCTCGGGGTCGACTTCGGACAGGTGCTGGTCGAACGTCGTCATCAGTTCTCCTGGGTGTGCGCGGCGTACGCGGCGGCGTCGAGCAGTTCCGGCACGTCCCCGGACAGACGCACCTTCAGGAGCCATCCTTCGGTGTACGGGTCCGAGTTGATGACCTCGGGGGTGTCCGATGTGGTGCCGTTCACCTCGACGACCTCGCCGGAGACGGGGGCGTACAGCTCGCTGACCGACTTGGTCGACTCGACCTCGCCGAACACCTCGCCGGCGGTGATGGTCGAGCCGGCGTCCGGCAGCTGGACGAACACGATGTCACCGAGCGACTCGGCGGCGAAGGCGGTGATGCCGACCGTGGCCACGCCGTCTTCGACGGACAGCCACTCGTGTTCCTTGGTGTACTGCAGGTTCTCGGGGATGCTCACGGTTCAACAGTCCTTACGCGCGGGAGTAGAAGGGCAGGGCGACGACCTCGACGGGCTCGATCCTGCCCCGGATGTCGACGGACAGCTCGGTGCCGGGCTCGGTGTACGCCCGATCGACGTACGCCATGGCGATCGGGTACCCCAGCGTCGGCGACAGCGCGCCGCTGGTGACCTCGCCGATCTCGACCCCGTCGGCCAGCAGCTTGTAGCCGTGGCGCGGGGCCCGGCGACCGGTACCCCGAAGGCCGACCCGCACGCGCGGAACGTCCTGCTCGGCCCGCTCTTCGAGGGCCGAGCGGCCGACGAAGTCGCCCGGCTTCTCGAACTTGACGACGCGGCCGAGCCCGGCTTCGAACGGGCTCTGCTCGAGGGTGAGTTCGTTGCCGTACAACGGCATCCCGGCTTCCAGCCGCAGCGTGTCGCGGCAGGCGAGACCGGCCGGGACCAGGCCGTGGCCCTCGCCCGCCTCGGTCAGGATCCGCCAGATCGCCGGGGCCTCGCCGGCGTCGACGAACAGCTCGAAGCCGTCCTCGCCGGTGTAGCCGGTGCGGGCGAGCAGGACGTCGTGACCCTTCACGACGGCCGGGACGCTGGCGTAGTACTTGAGCGCGGCCAGATCGGCGTCGGTGACCGCGCCGAGGATCGCCGCGGCGTTCGGGCCCTGGACGGCGATCAACGCGGTCGTCTCCGACCGGTCGTCGACGACGGCGTCGAAGCCCGCGACCCGCTCGGCCAGCGCGTCGGCGACGACCTTCGCGTTGCCCGCGTTCGCGACGACCAGGTAGTGCTCGTCGGCGAGGCGGTAGACGACGAGGTCGTCGAGCACGCCACCCTCGGCGTCGCAGATCATCGTGTACCGCGCGCGGCCCGGCTTGACCCCGGTCAGGTTGCCGACGAGCGCGAAGTCCAGGACGTCGGCCGCCTGCTTGCCGGTGACGTGGATTTCGGCCATGTGCGACAGGTCGAACAGCCCGGCCGCCTCGCGGACGGCCTTGTGCTCGGCCAGCTCGCTCGCGTAGCGGACCGGCATGGACCAGCCGGCGAAGTCGGTGAACAGCGCACCGAGTCCCTG includes the following:
- the gcvH gene encoding glycine cleavage system protein GcvH, translated to MSIPENLQYTKEHEWLSVEDGVATVGITAFAAESLGDIVFVQLPDAGSTITAGEVFGEVESTKSVSELYAPVSGEVVEVNGTTSDTPEVINSDPYTEGWLLKVRLSGDVPELLDAAAYAAHTQEN
- the gcvT gene encoding glycine cleavage system aminomethyltransferase GcvT translates to MSRETSLHGVHQGLGALFTDFAGWSMPVRYASELAEHKAVREAAGLFDLSHMAEIHVTGKQAADVLDFALVGNLTGVKPGRARYTMICDAEGGVLDDLVVYRLADEHYLVVANAGNAKVVADALAERVAGFDAVVDDRSETTALIAVQGPNAAAILGAVTDADLAALKYYASVPAVVKGHDVLLARTGYTGEDGFELFVDAGEAPAIWRILTEAGEGHGLVPAGLACRDTLRLEAGMPLYGNELTLEQSPFEAGLGRVVKFEKPGDFVGRSALEERAEQDVPRVRVGLRGTGRRAPRHGYKLLADGVEIGEVTSGALSPTLGYPIAMAYVDRAYTEPGTELSVDIRGRIEPVEVVALPFYSRA
- a CDS encoding FadR/GntR family transcriptional regulator; amino-acid sequence: MESTSVANAGEALFRPVRAGNAFEETVERLLQAIRLGVVGAGERLPSERELAERLGVSRVTLREAIRALSDAGYVESRRGRYGGTFVNESLPAPSEKSPSGRVDAVALEDALSLRYVLETGVAEMAAARSLSPADRQHLTGTLAEAAGAALEDYRRKDSRLHLAIAEVTASGSLTTAMADARTRVNQLLDRIPLLPPNLEHSNAQHEAIVDAILAGDAPAARQAMAEHIEGTASLLRAFLS
- a CDS encoding DUF433 domain-containing protein, which codes for MITLSDRAVWSFPRGGRVENDVRFARPLMSMTDAARHLGIPQQTFHRWARGYPHGGPLLHVSEPESIRQASVPFIALAEAWVLEGLRQAGVRPQKIRPALKKLQNEFGREYVLVSPALVTDGISVLWDFSKTEAGAGLIEGRSGQTVIREIVQDYLTYVGFGTDDYPNHLKLRTFEPSKVAIDPYRSSGQPVFVGSGARVSNVAAMLKAGEEPAVVAEEHGIGIEAVRAAARVLLGRAA
- a CDS encoding MarR family winged helix-turn-helix transcriptional regulator; amino-acid sequence: MAPPSLDPVQLGAYFDLIEVTSLLRHAVEQQLKEAGELSYVQFQLLARLGDSPTGSHRMTDLADGVVYSRSGLTYQASLLEKAGLVTRAPSPDDERSTTVTITDAGRERLARVLPGHVEVVAGLLFEPLSRDDVATLAGLLAPVRDHMRSTPPRSAAARAKGKS
- the glyA gene encoding serine hydroxymethyltransferase, translated to MTTFDQHLSEVDPEVAAAVADELTRQQSTLEMIASENFAPVGVLEAQGSVLTNKYAEGYPGRRYYGGCEHVDVVEQLAIDRAKALFGAEHANVQPHSGAQANAAAMFAVLKPGDTILGLDLAHGGHLTHGMKINFSGKLYNVVAYHVDKETGIVDLAEIERLAVEHQPKLIIAGWSAYPRQLDFAEFRRIADLVDARLMVDMAHFAGLVAAGLHPSPVPHADIVTTTTHKTLGGPRGGLILSRAELAKKINSAVFPGQQGGPLEHVIAAKAVALKIAASDEFRERQERTLEGSRILASRLSQDDCSSVGVRVLTGGTDVHLVLVDLVQSTLDGQQAEDRLHEVGITVNRNAVPFDPRPPMITSGLRIGTPALATRGFQAEDFAEVADVIAEALKPDFDDALRSKLRDRVEALAAKHPLYADLSR
- the lipA gene encoding lipoyl synthase; this translates as MSALPEGRKLLRLEVRNSETPIEKKPPWIKTRVRMGPEFTELKGLVRREGLHTVCEEAGCPNIYECWEDREATFLIGGDQCTRRCDFCQIDTGKPAELDRTEPRKVAESVQAMGLRYSTVTGVARDDLPDGGAWLYAETVRQIHELNPGTGVELLIPDFNADPDQLAEVFGSRPEVLAHNVETVPRIFKRIRPGFRYARSLEVITKAREFGLVTKSNLILGMGETPEEVAPAMQDLVDAGCEILTITQYLRPSPRHHPVDRWVKPEEFVEHSQAAEAMGFAGVMAGPLVRSSYRAGRLYAQTKGYRGEELPENLRHLADQGPAAQEASSLLAR
- a CDS encoding NADP-dependent oxidoreductase, which produces MKAVRFHDYGAPEVLRYEDVTLPVPAAGQVRVRVAATSFNPVDGNIRGGFMRGPIPVELPHTPGIDVAGTVDALGDGVDGLELGDRVVGFLPMDGDGAAAEYVLAPADVLTAAPQDVPLADAAALPLVGLTAYQALFDHAGLTAGQRVLVNGAGGAVGGYAVQLAKGAGAHVIAIAGPRSAEAVKAAGADEVVDHTTTSVPSAVTEPVDVALNLAPVDPAALAALVTLVRPGGVLVNTTVWMPAPSDEERGVRGIDLFVRSDAGQLAKLVALVDRGELRVEVAERVSLPELPALHARAAEGAVHGKVVVVPA
- a CDS encoding helix-turn-helix domain-containing protein, with product MSLTDLGAAVRRLRERTEPAGGPRPGRRVRGLRREELAELAGVSADYVRRLEQGRRHPSAGVVTAIARALRVSRADYERLCALAGYAPTDGQVPREAGVAAMRLLERFDGTPAFLTDTAWNVVAVNGAWLALGGAAATGRAWEWNVAWRTFCDARGEIARTDEHQAGFRAALAARLRDTHLRHPADPALGELVDELRSSSRAFDTLWRNPETVSAFENRAVFRTPDGEGIALDGSLLGVPGDDLMAVVLTAAPGSADAARLGEVVRASDGPSVLRVGQTGPG
- a CDS encoding L-serine ammonia-lyase, whose amino-acid sequence is MAISVFDLFSIGIGPSSSHTVGPMRAALTFVDGLGDDLPKTSRVQAELFGSLGATGFGHGSDKAVLLGLSGERPEEIDTDTVPVRVAEIRESGRLLLGGTHEIAFDEDNDLTMHRRKSLPAHPNGMVFRAFDASGSLLRERTYYSVGGGFVRDESYETDTVFVEDATPVPYPFRTGADLLGHCAETGLPISEIMLANELAWRSASEVRSGLLDIWAVMAECVRNGCTHEGVLPGGLKVPRRAKSLHEKLLAEDGVDDPLYAMDWVSLYALAVNEENAAGGRVVTAPTNGAAGIIPAVLHYYQRFIRHSNDDGIVKFMLTAGAIGSILKQTGSISGAEVGCQGEVGSASAMAAAGLTEVLGGSPAQVENAAEIGVEHHLGLTCDPVGGLVQIPCIERNAVGASKAIHAARMAMRGDGSHVVTLDKAIKTMRETGADMSVKYKETARGGLAVNVIEC